Proteins encoded together in one Triticum dicoccoides isolate Atlit2015 ecotype Zavitan chromosome 7B, WEW_v2.0, whole genome shotgun sequence window:
- the LOC119341556 gene encoding uncharacterized protein LOC119341556, which produces MIGSSSPQPRAGIGGRGLTHFFSGWDVAMERAPTPPPPPWTGPFKVHDRDIVCYARGILLPLRHPSGWPLFLYHALLMSSSLPVPWQRLHCATTTSFSTVVQVGDGRLGLSVFCWMKQLHVRHRRQTQPL; this is translated from the exons ATGATCGGctcctcttctccacaaccacGCGCAGGGATAGGAGGTAGAGGATTGACCCACTTTTTCTCGGGATGGGATGTCGCCATGGAGCGAGCTCcgaccccaccgccgccgccatggaccgGCCCTTTCAAG GTGCACGATAGAGACATAGTGTGCTATGCACGGGGGATTCTTCTTCCGCTCCGACACCCCTCCGGGTGGCCCCTATTCTT GTACCATGCCTTGTTGATGAGCAGTTCTCTCCCTGTGCCATGGCAGCGACTTCACTGTGCAACAACCACATCTTTTTCTACCGTGGTTCAG GTGGGCGATGGTAGGCTCGGCCTCAGTGTCTTCTGTTGGATGAAGCAGCTGCATGTTCGGCATCGTCGACAAACACAGCCACTATGA
- the LOC119335323 gene encoding thiosulfate sulfurtransferase 16, chloroplastic-like isoform X2 — protein sequence MANPRVMAAASAVSVGAARRMPGSVRYGGAGVAALRAEEVDAVPPSVPVRVAYELQLAGHRYLDVRTEGEFGGGHPVGAVNIPYMYNTGSGMAKNSHFLEQVSAIFRRDDEIIIGCQSGKRSLMAAAELCSASSSFRASLP from the exons ATGGCGAATCCTCGGGTCATGGCGGCGGCGAGCGCGGTCTCAGTGGGCGCCGCCAGAAGGATGCCCGGCTCAGTCAG ATACGGCGGCGCCGGGGTAGCGGCGTTGCGGGCGGAGGAGGTGGACGCGGTACCGCCGTCGGTGCCGGTGCGCGTCGCCTACGAGCTGCAGCTGGCCGGTCACCGCTACCTCGATGTCAG AACGGAGGGTGAGTTTGGTGGTGGGCATCCGGTGGGAGCGGTGAACATCCCCTACATGTATAACACCGGGTCAGGAATGGCGAAGAACTCACACTTTCTCGAGCAAGTGTCGGCGATCTTCCGCAGGGACGACGAGATCATCATC GGATGCCAAAGTGGCAAGAGATCTCTCATGGCAGCAGCCGAACTCTGCTCCGCT TCTTCTTCTTTCAGGGCTTCACTGCCGTGA
- the LOC119335323 gene encoding thiosulfate sulfurtransferase 16, chloroplastic-like isoform X1, which translates to MANPRVMAAASAVSVGAARRMPGSVRYGGAGVAALRAEEVDAVPPSVPVRVAYELQLAGHRYLDVRTEGEFGGGHPVGAVNIPYMYNTGSGMAKNSHFLEQVSAIFRRDDEIIIGCQSGKRSLMAAAELCSAGFTAVTTSPEGSRLGGRTDCRSMDGGNAVNIIICLSMLRDTTSVH; encoded by the exons ATGGCGAATCCTCGGGTCATGGCGGCGGCGAGCGCGGTCTCAGTGGGCGCCGCCAGAAGGATGCCCGGCTCAGTCAG ATACGGCGGCGCCGGGGTAGCGGCGTTGCGGGCGGAGGAGGTGGACGCGGTACCGCCGTCGGTGCCGGTGCGCGTCGCCTACGAGCTGCAGCTGGCCGGTCACCGCTACCTCGATGTCAG AACGGAGGGTGAGTTTGGTGGTGGGCATCCGGTGGGAGCGGTGAACATCCCCTACATGTATAACACCGGGTCAGGAATGGCGAAGAACTCACACTTTCTCGAGCAAGTGTCGGCGATCTTCCGCAGGGACGACGAGATCATCATC GGATGCCAAAGTGGCAAGAGATCTCTCATGGCAGCAGCCGAACTCTGCTCCGCT GGCTTCACTGCCGTGACGACATCGCCGGAGGGTTCTCGACTTGGAGGGAGAACGGACTGCCGGTCAATGGACGGTGGCAACGCGGTCAACATCATAATTTGTCTGAGCATGCTCCGAGACACCACATCAGTGCACTGA
- the LOC119337585 gene encoding uncharacterized protein LOC119337585, whose translation MRTIALLLLVSLLAAAAAATSNTSDRVHKERSEEQTRRIFLEWKAELGKTYSSVAEEERAYSMFKHRLRDIDQGWHEDGYSAWSWDRERSEEETRQIFVEWKAMNEKIYRSIDHEEHRYAIFKDALRQVDWNNAGYAIGVDTNHQGINGFTDLTEEEFNVICSGFILEGFEPSPGELKRVAEIQERLRLVYAPPSLWAH comes from the coding sequence ATGAGGACCATCGCGTTGCTGCTGCTGGTGTcgctgctggcggcggcggcggcggccacgagCAACACATCCGACCGTGTGCACAAGGAGAGGAGCGAGGAGCAGACGCGGCGGATCTTCCTGGAGTGGAAGGCCGAGCTCGGCAAGACCTACAGCTCTGTCGCCGAGGAGGAGCGCGCGTACAGCATGTTCAAGCACCGCCTCCGCGACATCGACCAGGGGTGGCACGAGGACGGCTACTCCGCCTGGTCATGGGAcagggagaggagcgaggaggagacccggcagaTCTTCGTGGAGTGGAAGGCCATGAACGAAAAGATCTACCGCTCCATCGACCATGAGGAGCACCGGTACGCCATATTCAAGGACGCCCTCCGTCAAGTCGATTGGAACAACGCCGGCTACGCCATAGGGGTCGACACTAACCACCAGGGCATCAACGGGTTCACCGACCTCACCGAGGAGGAGTTCAATGTCATTTGCTCCGGGTTCATCCTAGAGGGCTTCGAGCCATCGCCGGGCGAGTTAAAGAGGGTGGCTGAGATCCAGGAGCGCTTGCGGCTAGTATATGCCCCTCCATCCCTTTGGGCTCATTGA